The following coding sequences lie in one Candidatus Methanomethylophilaceae archaeon genomic window:
- a CDS encoding SIMPL domain-containing protein has protein sequence MSATATGRATAKPDTTRIDLTISGIKKEYSEAFDASVSNGNEIKDVLEKIGLKRESLKTTDFRIDPRYENVKVGNNEYREVFKGYEYVQSLCFEFPIDNSVLGKALYSISRCGCAPRIRFSFQSTELEEARTEALKKAIETARKRAEIMAEASGASILGIRSIGGPEPIRPMMKAMGCRANAEECLDDMAYNVDFEPEDIEISETVTVEWDIA, from the coding sequence ATGAGCGCTACAGCGACCGGAAGAGCGACCGCCAAACCGGATACGACCAGGATCGACCTCACGATCTCGGGAATCAAGAAGGAATATTCCGAAGCTTTCGACGCTTCGGTTTCCAATGGAAACGAAATCAAGGACGTCCTGGAAAAGATAGGCCTGAAGAGGGAATCCCTCAAGACCACAGATTTCAGGATAGACCCGAGATACGAGAACGTGAAGGTAGGGAACAACGAATACAGGGAGGTCTTCAAAGGCTACGAATACGTCCAGTCCCTGTGCTTCGAATTCCCGATCGACAACTCCGTCCTGGGGAAGGCACTGTACAGCATATCGAGGTGCGGATGCGCGCCCAGAATCAGATTCTCGTTCCAATCGACGGAACTCGAGGAGGCCCGCACGGAAGCCCTGAAGAAAGCCATAGAAACCGCCAGGAAGCGCGCTGAGATCATGGCTGAAGCCTCCGGAGCCAGCATATTGGGCATAAGGTCGATCGGAGGCCCGGAGCCCATAAGGCCGATGATGAAAGCCATGGGGTGCAGGGCGAACGCCGAGGAATGCCTGGACGACATGGCATACAACGTGGATTTCGAGCCGGAAGATATCGAGATCTCCGAGACGGTAACCGTCGAATGGGATATCGCTTGA
- a CDS encoding V-type ATP synthase subunit D — protein sequence MGAHDVTPNRSVLLQLKNKIKLTEGGHKILKMKRDGLIIEFFEVLEKAKQMRAGVSSDYESAMEKINIASTVKGEIAVKSAAYALKADPQVKLSSKSIMGMVVPKVEAESIHTKIVDRGYGVITTSSYIEDAAVAFEKLLDTIVRAAEVETTMKKLLDEIEKTKRRVNALEFKIIPELKESERFVKFSLEEMDRENTTRLKHLKKE from the coding sequence ATGGGAGCGCACGATGTCACCCCCAACCGTTCGGTCCTTCTCCAGCTGAAGAACAAGATCAAGCTGACCGAAGGCGGCCACAAAATTCTCAAGATGAAGAGGGACGGCCTCATCATCGAGTTCTTCGAGGTCCTGGAGAAAGCCAAGCAGATGCGCGCGGGAGTATCATCCGACTACGAGTCTGCGATGGAGAAGATCAACATCGCCTCCACGGTCAAGGGAGAGATCGCAGTGAAATCCGCGGCTTACGCCCTGAAGGCGGATCCGCAGGTGAAGCTGAGCAGCAAAAGCATCATGGGAATGGTCGTCCCCAAAGTCGAAGCCGAAAGCATCCACACGAAGATTGTCGACAGGGGATACGGTGTCATCACTACCTCCTCGTACATCGAGGATGCGGCGGTCGCGTTCGAGAAGCTTCTCGACACGATCGTCCGCGCGGCCGAAGTCGAGACCACCATGAAGAAGCTGCTGGACGAGATCGAGAAGACCAAGAGAAGGGTCAACGCCCTGGAATTCAAGATCATCCCCGAGCTCAAAGAGTCGGAGAGGTTCGTAAAGTTCAGCCTCGAAGAGATGGACAGAGAGAACACCACCCGTCTCAAGCACCTGAAGAAGGAGTGA